One genomic segment of Hemibagrus wyckioides isolate EC202008001 linkage group LG08, SWU_Hwy_1.0, whole genome shotgun sequence includes these proteins:
- the fibpa gene encoding fibroblast growth factor (acidic) intracellular binding protein a → MSVELDVFVGNTTIMDKEVYQLWLNGYTVNDAVKVRIEGGVMEECEASPDVLLSDTMDQFRTFQMCERLLHNPAKLANQLLFQIPPDRQAMLIERYYAFDDAFAREVLGKKLSKGTKKDLDDVSAKTGITLKSCRRQFDNFKRVFKVVEELKGPLVENIRQHFLLPDQLARDYAAIVFFANNRFETGKKKLQYLTFQDFAFCAGQLINNWTVGAVDNMVEDMDVDLDKEFLQDLKELKMLITDKDLLDQHKSLVCVALRGKTKVFNEMEANFKNLSRGLVNIAAKLTNTKDVRDFFIDLVEKFIEPCRSEKWSSTDVNLYLTHYTNSAHILDSFKHQTVWTRYMGVIKSCILRMYHE, encoded by the exons TGAATGATGCAGTGAAGGTAAGGATAGAGGGAGGTGTGATGGAAGAATGTGAAGCCAGTCCTGATGTCCTCCTGAGCGACACCATGGACCAGTTCCGAACCTTCCAGATGTGTGAAAGGCTTCTGCACAATCCAGCAAAACTAGCTAACCAGCTTCTTTTCCAGATACCGCCAGATCGACAAGCCATGCTGATTGAAAG ATATTACGCATTTGATGATGCCTTTGCACGTGAGGTTCTTGGAAAGAAACTCTCCAAAGGGACAAAGAAAGACCTTGATGATGTTAGTGCAAAAACTGGCATTACTTTGAAGAGCTGCAGGCGACAG TTTGACAACTTCAAGCGAGTTTTTAAAGTGGTGGAAGAGCTCAAAGGCCCCCTTGTGGAAAACATAAGGCAACACTTTCTACTCCCTGACCAGTTGGCAAG GGATTATGCGGCCATTGTGTTCTTTGCCAATAATCGTTTTGAAACGGGGAAGAAGAAGCTTCAGTATCTCACTTTTCAAGACTTCGCCTTTTGTGCTGGGCAGCTCATCAACAATTGGACAGTTGGAGCTGTTG ACAACATGGTGGAGGACATGGATGTGGATCTAGACAAAGAGTTCCTTCAAGACCTCAAAGAACTCAAAATGTTAATCACAGACAAGGATCTTTTGGACCAGCACAAAAG TCTAGTATGTGTAGCTCTGCGAGGAAAGACTAAAGTCTTCAATGAGATGGAAGCCAATTTTAAG aATCTCTCCAGAGGCCTTGTGAACATTGCTGCCAAATTAACGAACACAAAAGATGTTCGCGATTTCTTCATTGATCTTGTAGAAAAG TTTATCGAACCATGCCGGTCGGAAAAATGGTCATCTACAGACGTCAACCTCTACCTCACCCACTACACAAACTCGGCACACATACTAGACAGTTTCAA GCACCAGACAGTCTGGACTAGGTATATGGGAGTTATTAAAAGCTGCATCCTCAGAATGTATCACGAATGA